The following coding sequences are from one Portunus trituberculatus isolate SZX2019 chromosome 6, ASM1759143v1, whole genome shotgun sequence window:
- the LOC123518488 gene encoding LOW QUALITY PROTEIN: calmodulin-like protein 4 (The sequence of the model RefSeq protein was modified relative to this genomic sequence to represent the inferred CDS: substituted 1 base at 1 genomic stop codon), with the protein MTADNTVILARHFKEQDIDEFRECFSLYARHSTIRTLDQLTVIMRSLGLSPTIAELKTYFKDKXGKMSFPDFLEVMHKHSQVERIPEEILAAFQGHDPRRTGAIPARDLRHILLHWGERLSHKEVEQIFREANISPNGMVRYQDFCRIVCAPVPDYY; encoded by the exons ATGACGGCTGACAACACTGTAATATTG GCGCGTCACTTCAAGGAGCAGGATATCgatg AGTTCCGTGAGTGCTTCTCCCTGTACGCGCGTCACAGCACCATACGCACCCTGGACCAGCTCACCGTCATCATGCGCTCCCTCGGCCTCAGCCCCACCATTGCCGAGCTCAAAACTTACTTCaaggacaagt GAGGCAAGATGAGCTTCCCGGACTTCCTGGAGGTGATGCACAAGCACAGCCAGGTGGAGCGCATCCCGGAGGAGATCCTGGCGGCCTTCCAGGGACACGACCCACGGCGCACTGGGGCCATCCCTGCCCGGGACCTGCGCCACATCCTGCTGCACTGGGGGGAGCGACTCAGCCACAAGgaag TGGAGCAGATCTTCCGAGAGGCCAACATCTCACCAAACGGCATGGTGCGCTACCAAGACTTCTGCCGCATCGTGTGTGCCCCAGTGCCTGACTACTACTAG